From the Vicugna pacos chromosome 30, VicPac4, whole genome shotgun sequence genome, the window GCAGAAAGCCATGCACCTCACTCGGCCTGCATTTGCTTTATAGCATTTACTCCTCTCTGAAACCATACTGACCATTTTGCTTAAATAAATGAGCACCCCCATTTCCACGTTCTCATGTGACAGGAGCAGGAAGCAAATGTAGACAATGAATTCACATAAAGGAGGCTCCCCTGGGACTAGAGTGTCACCATGGACGAATGTCAGTTGATTCCTTCCTTCATggtcctgctgcccctccccatAGTTCGATGCTACAACACGTATCAGATACAGTTTGTGTGAGTGGTATGGGTGCTACTGATGACAGCGGCCAGGAGTCAAGTCAGGATTCTCTCGCCAATGGATCTGACCTTTTCAACTAAGTTTTCATTTTGGCATGCTtcctttgactttttaaaaaaaatcatcagatcTTAATGTAACCAATGGAATCGATACACATTCAACATCTAATGAGGTATTTGCATTGCTGTTAACTGTTTTTAACAAAAGTTCACAAGTTTCATGAAAAAGGAGAGAGgacagaaagaggaggagaaggggaggcaTTTTGTAATTTACCAGAGATCTGAGAATGATGGTTGTGAACCAGAGAAGCCTCGACTAATATTTTTCTAGGTTGGGTAGGGAATCTGGAAATGGGATATTGGTGGACGAGGGGCAGAGGCCTCAACAGGTCATCTGGGTGTCAGGGGAACCTGGGAGCCCTTTCTTACAAGATATGTGCAAGTCACCGACCGCCGCCAGCACCACATGCCTTGTGGTGGAAAACAAGGTGGGGCCGTGGTGCCACTCTGTACAGTCGATGGATAATTCCAGAATATCCAATGTATCTGGTTAATGCAAATGATTAGATCATTTTCACTGCAGTCAAAGAAATGTTTTACTTTGAAaacattcttttctaaaaatgcaaaaaacaccCTTTAGGGTCAAATCAGTAGACACCAATCAAAACATTTACTGCAGTTCTACTAACTATTTGATCAAAATACTACTTTTCTTTGTATTCTTGTTTTATCATATTATGAAGTGGTCTTACAAGTTGGTTGTTCCATGAACCATTTtttgctggtgtgtgtgtgtgtgtgtgtgtgtattctgaaGAGCAGTGTACGTTTTCGTTCTTCCATCCCTGCTCCTGGGGAAACCTCAACCTTCTAGAGGAATTAGATTTATATTATtctggttgttgttttgttttactaatGTAGAAATGCTTTTGGGTGTGACAAGTCTGCATCCGCAATTTCTGTCGCCTTCTGTTTTCACTGGCATACTAGGAATTCACCAGCTTTTTAAGTCACCTTCTGAAAACTGTGTTGCCTCTGTTTTAGGAGTATGCTGTAGATTTTTCCAAGGCTTGGATTTAATAGAATTTTTGAGAACCTACTATCTTCCAAATACTCTAAGCACTGGggacacaaaaatgaaaatgatacttTATCTATGATCTAAACCTAAAGGGAAGACGAGATACACCGACAGCTGCCGTGTAGCAGGTGCCAAAGAGGGAGTGCCTTCTGCACCTGCTCATGGAATCCTCATAAAACCTGTGAGGTGGTATTGCTGTCCTCACACGAGAGATGAGGAAACCGAATTGCTAAGAGGTAAAGAAACGGGAAAGGGAAGATCAGGTAGTGGCTGAATACCCAGGACGTGAGAGTCAGACAAGCCTGGGTCACATCCCTGGCTCTGGGGTCACACAAATGGATGAGCTCGAGCCACTTGCAGCTCCAGCAGGCACTCTTGTTTGCACCTGAATGCTGGGCCCCAAAGATCCGTCCACACTGTGAGAATTCCCTTGTAATACAGGCCAGAGACATGAGTGAACTGAGGCTCTCGAAGGGATGAGGTCAGCCGGGGTATGTGCTTAAGCCAAGGACTTGGCCACGTGGGGTTCAGCGGGTGGAGCGGGTAGGGCCTGGGGCGGCCTGTTCCTGGAGGTTTTGTCCTGACTCCTCTCCGTGATGGGTCTGGGGTCCACCAGCCCCGGGGCCTGTACCTGGAGTGTCCCCTTAGGAATTCTCCTGCTGTCACCACTTGTGGCTTTGTTGtcaaactgtgtgtgtgttgtgtctgTGACACCGTGAGGGTCTGGGGTGCACAAGAGGGTGAAACAAAATGGGAATCAGAAGAGGTTGGTCCCCagatagaaatatcatatgatatcacttctatgtggactctaaaaaaaaaagatacaaatgaacttacgtacaaactggaaatagacttAAGGTCAGAAAACTATGGttacaaaggggaaaggggtggggggagggataaactaggagtttgggagtaACGGATATACACTACTgtgtatagaacagataaacaacaaggtcctacagtgtagcacagggaactgtattcagtacattgtaataacctataatggaaaagaatatatatatatgtatacgtgtaACTGAcgcactttgctgtacacctgaaaccagcacaacattgtaaatcaactatacatcaataaaattttaaaaaaaccaagaGGTTGGCCTCAGTCCCTTTGTGGGTAGCGACCTCTCTTGTTCCACAGCTGGTGGACCCAGGTGTTAAGAGGCACTGAAAGACTGAATGAGTGAGAAACCCTGTTTCTGGTTCCCAAGGAATAATAAAGCCCTGTGCCCCCCCATGAGTAAAACTAGGGCTCCTCGCCGCCCCGTATGGCTGAGGACCAATGCCACGTGACCCCACTTTTCTTGTGGAATGTTACGGAATTCAGTAGAAGGCTTTTGAAAATGCCACTGAGGGGCAGAGAAGTCCTACCCAACAGAACAATAGCTTCCGTAACTGCTCTGGTAAGAAAGGAATGTGAGTGGCCCAATTAAGCATTAAGAAAACTCCAAGTACCTGGGAATGTTTAGTAGCAAAACACATCAGCCTTACAACAGCCTAGCAGTGGACTCTGGAACGTAAGGGGCTTCAGGAGTGATCCGCAGTGAGCTTGTCTGGGTGGCTGGGCTgcggctggggggctggggtggaGCATGGGAGCTGACTGCGCTGGCTCTGCTGACTGGAGTTAGTGTTTCAGGACGGTAGGAGGTCACTGAAGGATGTGAGTGGCGCAGCGAGCAGTCAACCCAGGGTTTAGGCCAGCTCTCGTGCAGTGAGGGGGGAAGATTAGTTGGGGAGAGACATGGTGTGGGGACCGATCCTAACCTCCTGGCTGAAGGCCTCTGGGAGCACCTGGTATGCAAGGGGGCGGTGGGAACAGGGAGTTGGGAGTGGATTAAAACTCATGTAtgcaggaaggagaaaaaaggtgTAGCCAAAATTGTAAAATCAGATATAATTTAGGCCACAGAAAGAATGACACAGTATTATAGTGAAGAACAGAAAACAGGGTTTTCACATATTTGTATGCGAATGCATAAAGTCTGGGGAGACTCGAGGATTCAGGGTAACAAGGTAAATCAAATCTAAGGCTGAGACTAGGCTCAGGCCACTCAGGCCGTCTTCCAGGCTGCAGACTCCCAGCCGTGTCCTCACGTGGGGAAGGGGCGGGAGggttctctggggtctctttacAGACACCAATCCCATTCACGacagctccaccctcatgacctcatcaccctccccacctcctgacACTGTCacttgggggttagggcttcaacatgtgagCTCTGCAGGGACACAACCGTTAAGACCATAACTGAAGTCACTGTACTTTTCTATTCACTCCTCCACCCAAACTGGTCATGTCTTTGCTCTTAGGGATCTTGTTCTTTGCTCCAGGTGCGTGTGAGGGTGATGCCTGATGGGGCCCCCGCACCTGGTGAGAACCCTGATCCCCCCGACTTCAGAGCCTGCCCTTGTGCTACTGTGTACAATGTGCCCCGTTCACAGGGGGAAATATGAAGACAGACCAGATTACTCTAGACCCTGCCTGCAATGGGTGCATCCAGCTACGATGATTCTGAAGAGTGTATGGCTTCGTTCCCTGTagttctcaaatattttcaaatgttcacTTCGAGTCAGATTCCAAAATACATGGAAGGAAGCCGCTACTGACATCTTTTTGTTAGTTTCAACTTTATTTCACAGATTTTACAGTTACGTAACATAAAAAAAGCGTAAAATACTGaactctttttttatttatatggTGTAAAATTTTTCATAACCAAAAATTCTTACCACAAAGATGATGTTAAGAGCAGAAACACTGCCCATGACTGGCGGTTTGATGAGATAACAAAGTATGCTCTATTTCATGATCTCTCACTTCAAGGAAATCTCTAATTCAGTCTGTCTAACTGCAACAACTACCCCGTTGCCTTCACTTTGATGAGCTCTATTCTTCcctattttattcaaaatagaCTCTGGAAGAGGGCTGAGAAGGGCAGAGCCTGCCCCCTCCATGTCCATCAGGGAGCACACGCCTGCTGTTCTCTTAACCATCTTAGGATCGATTATCTTCAACGATGATAGTTCTTCTGGAGTAGGGTTCAAGTTCTACAAATATATATCGAAATTCATATTCGCCGCTTTCTGGgttctgagaaaaaagaaaaaacaaacccgTATGAGGTGTCGCTCTGCTCCCCGGTGCGTGCGGAGCTCCGAGCTCCGAGTCCTCTTCCTGTCGGGCCCTCACCTCTTTCACCTCCAGGTGCACCGTTCCCTGCTTCCCAGGCTCGGGGCCCTGGATGTAGAATTTCACACGCATGTGTTTCAGCCCGTCTTTTACGTACTCAACAAAGCTGTcgagaaaaggaaagaacacaaGCCTGAACCCTCATTTGAAACTCAGCCCCGAGCCCTGCGATTTCAGCAACTGCAGTACCTGACGTGCTGCCTCCGCCCGCGTCTCGTCGCCTCCCCGTAGCCTTTGACGGGCTCCCCGAAGACGCTGATGACCTGAGAATGAGGACCACGCTTTCAGCCACGagattttttaaagcttcctagGGAAGTATTTTCTGATAAACCAagtgatttattttaagaaaaaaaatcagtaaagccCGAGACTTGTTCCAGATGGCGACTCCAGTGATAAGAAAACTGGGAAAAAGTTATGCAACAATCATCCCATAATTAACAATCAAACATTTCATGCAGAGACTTGTACTCTCAGAACAGTGGGCCCTTCCTGCTCCCCTTTTATGAAAAACAAACATGATGAAGCAGTGCTCAAATGTGAAGTCTGAACATTTTTAGTGCAGTTTATCTAATGGTGGCTAAAACTAAAAGCTCCCAGATCAAAATGACTTTTTAAGTCACtaaacacaaatgaaaacaagTAGTGATCTATTTAAAACAAACCAGATCTAGAGGTACGAATCAATTATTCCTAATGGGAAAACTCACAATGAAATGGAAATGtaatttttactgtatttaaaatgcaaaaacacTTGAGCACCCAACTcctacacctcatggcctttctcttgcctttcaatgtatctctctgaataaatctacctttactaaaaaaaaagaaaaaaaaagcaaaacctttGGAACcttttcaaaaaaacagaatTGGATATCAAACTAAAATATTGCTTCAACTCTGGAAATTTTTCTTTGTTGGGCGTCAGCATGCTGTCTGTCTTCAGCATCAAAATTTTCAGgcataaataaaaaggaacatgTAAGATGAGACATTTAAGAACTGGGTAGCTGAAACAACTGGAACGCTTGTCCAAATCATTTACTGTAACAGATTAAACACGTCAGTGTCAGAACATCAGGATTTGCTATTTTTCAACCAGGCACAGTGCCCGGCAAAGAGCGGCCCATTGACAAACGTTAGCAGAACTGAACTGTTCAAGTTGACTCTTTGCAGAGCTTTTTTAGGCAGCAGATTAAGTTATGACTTAATAACACCCCACTCTTTGTGTTCATCCTGTTTAAAATGCTGCAGATCCATAAGGCCGAGTCTGAGAGCAACACAGCGACCCTTCACCTCTTCTTGGAGACGCATCCTGACGTATCATTACACTACTGCTCGCATTTATTTTTGCGGCCTGTAAAGCCTTTCTTGTCAGGAATTACTGGGACTCCCAGTTAACTACAGTGGGGActtcctttattccctgctgAGTTTCAACTTACTCAGAGgcatctccctccctgcctccttctccacgGTTCTCAGACTGCCCAGGGCCCAGTAAGAAGAGAAAGATGCCAGAGTCGGCTAGTGCGTGCGGTTCCCTCCCAGACGTGTTCAGAGACACTGCTGGAGCACTTGCAGGCCGGGCCCCAGGGAAAGCCAGTGCGGGGCATCGACACTGAGGGCATCGGTGGGTTCCAAATCTTCCCTCCCCATGGACTGCATGTTCTGTTTCTCTGCCATCACTCCTTGGTCTGCGTGAGAAGGAGCCCGACGTTTATGATGCTATTTGCCACCTTCTCTCAGAGCGTGAGAACTAAGATTTCAGCGAGTGACGTTTTTCACCGCCAGAGCTCTCCACCCAGGGAGTCAGAAACCTGGCACTTCACGGGCTGCACTGGCTTCATGCTGTGACTGGAAAGCATTATGTAAAGCTTCCTTCTGGACAGGATCCTTAAAGCAATCGAGGCGGCTTTTCCCTgtgtctgcctcctccaggaGTGGTTTGCACAGGCTGGGCTGTGCTTCAGAGCCTCAGACGTGGAATCAGATAACTGGATTCAGGCTCTGGTTTTCCCACTTACCGGCTCGGTGatctaagttatttaatctctttaaatGTCGGTTCCTTCGGCAAACAGGGTCACAGCAGTTCCCAACACAAATGGCTCTTGTGAGATTTAATAAACATGATGCACTCAAACACtgagcatagtgcctggcacatggtttGCTCGCAAAGTGTCAACAATTACTAGTATGATCATGAGGTTATGGGTCAGTTTTTTAAGATGACCGGAAGCTTATTGCATGAGTTTAACACTCTGGTATATGCTAAGCACTTATTATCTATGACAACTAGTCAAACGACTCTCCTGTACAATTAGGATGGAAACACTGCCACATGGACCTTTGGGTGCTCTTAATCAAAGCATTTCAAGTACAGAAAACAAAGTCCAACCATTATATTGTTATTATGTAAACTGCTCTAGTCTTGGAACCAGTGTGTGATTTCTGCCCACCACCCACCCCGCAACCCCAACATTTCTCTCCCTGTTATCCGAGCCCGTGAAACTCCATCTTGGGGAGGACTAACCTCGGGATGCGATCTGCATTTTTCTAGGGCTTTCCCATATATCTTATTAGGACTGGATGAAGAAAAAAGCTCTCTGAAGATCGTATAAAACAAGCCACCTGAAAATCACAGAAAAGGAAGATCAAGCGAAGCAAGAACGAGACAAGTGGGAAGTGGAAGATACTCAGGGGCTTTATACTTGCTGTGTTTTCAACCTGTGATGGTGATTCCAACAAGCACCACTATTAAATAGGTAAAATCTCTTCCAGCTTCTTTCACTGTAAAGAGAAAACACCACTGGTTACACGTGTGCCAGACAAGCAGGGATGCTCTTGGCGACAGCACCTCTAGCAGGTGAGATGTGGGCTCAGGACCTAAAGAGTGGGTCTGCACGTGTTCTGGAGCAGCTGTTGTCAAGCCGCCTGTGAATCAGGACCACCTGaagaagctttttaaaagaacCACAGTGGAATTCTGGGAGCAGCTCTTAGGAATAGAAATTTTATGTAAGTAGCAGGATTTTAACACCTCCTTATTGGGTAAGATGAGGAAATCCTCTGAAGAAGCGATCCAGGCCCTTGGAGTGGAAACAACTGGCCTAGATTAGGCACCACTGGCCAGTGTGCTGTTCACACATTACGTGTTGGCTTTGTCAGCTGCAGTCAGGGGATCAAATGGGCCTCAACAGTCAGTGACCTTCCCCTGTCCTGCCACCCTGCTGGCGGTGacacacaaaacagaatttagaacaggaATTTACTTGGCTGGGCAGATGTGTGAATCCAACagatttaaaagatgaagaaactacacagatactgcactttttttcCAACACTAATAAAAGATGTGCACATGGATTAAATACAAGTTCTGAGAGTGAAATAAATCCAATCAAGATGTGATCACGGGACAGagcacatatgtatgtgtacttACATCTACAGATGCACCTACACACATATGCAAAGGACTGAGTGCTACTGTTACAACTAGGCTCTTTCACTCGTGCTGGAAAGTCAATGGCTTCctgaatttataaattaatttattcacCACATAAAGAACACAGATTTCTGGAACATAAATCTCttacaaaatctttttttcccagaagaaCAACAAAATGTTAAGACACTATTACTATCTTCTctacttttcccttttttataggAAGCTGCTGCTACTTTTATGAAATAATGCTTATTTAGAAGTACTCTTTGGCAGAGTGCAATCCTTTAGGCTTTCAGTCCAGA encodes:
- the TIMM21 gene encoding mitochondrial import inner membrane translocase subunit Tim21; this translates as MICTLLRAVRCTEKLHRSSGKRLFLPHLVFNKAGLQTEPNLRWRLQEQRKTVRPKCILGVTQKNIWTQGQSPPRAEEDSSKQVSVHRSQSGETVISTSQKVKEAGRDFTYLIVVLVGITITGGLFYTIFRELFSSSSPNKIYGKALEKCRSHPEVISVFGEPVKGYGEATRRGRRQHVSFVEYVKDGLKHMRVKFYIQGPEPGKQGTVHLEVKENPESGEYEFRYIFVELEPYSRRTIIVEDNRS